From Apium graveolens cultivar Ventura chromosome 9, ASM990537v1, whole genome shotgun sequence, the proteins below share one genomic window:
- the LOC141683842 gene encoding uncharacterized protein LOC141683842 translates to MVNPNGTIIFSTVGRTEYGFDIFSVYLPHFLNQSPTAKLSEERRLTDGISINFNAQFLDNDNDIDNNQSIVYVSERSGSAQVYLTKPGLTRPQLLQSVPQSKFHDCPIIKNNQIYFISAHEQPHKLFKSWSALYTTRINGKKENFARLTPKAEVDYSPSISQSGEFIAVASYGSRPWSGEFHDLETDIIVFRRSNPEKRIVVCQHGGWPTWSGNSTIYFHRQADDGWWSIFRLVLTDNFDKSGESYAPLRITPPGVHCFTPAALHNTNQITVATRRPDNKYRHIEIFDIELKTFIPVTLLLNPEFHHYSPFVSSDSTSLGYHRFRGTGESVIPYLEPISSPFNSLRMLRINGFFPTFSPDGDFVAYNQGLGPDSGLKIVKSDGSRRWTLLKNRIAFYNVWSPTEKNVIYTSIGPIFATAKATVEIARITFDPAKLTDKCEEVEVDVKILTKEVTGNNAFSSCSPDGKYLVFRSGRSGYKNLYVMDAVKGEFEGEIRQLTEGPWIDTMPSWSPDGKLIAFSSNMHNPKDESKFSIYVVGADGSDLRRIHIAGSDGDTERINHVCFSADGEWMLFAANMAGVTAEPISVPNQFQPYGDLFIVRLDGSGLRRLTWNGYENGTPAWHPRNDVDVGRLSLGGDVAGDELKGKFDEPLWIKCDL, encoded by the coding sequence ATGGTAAACCCCAATGGCACAATCATCTTTTCCACCGTAGGTAGAACTGAATACGGATTCGACATTTTCTCCGTATACCTCCCTCATTTTCTTAACCAATCTCCCACCGCTAAATTATCCGAAGAACGACGTCTGACAGATGGAATTTCCATCAATTTTAATGCACAATTTCTCGACAATGATAACGACATCGATAACAATCAATCTATTGTTTATGTCTCCGAAAGAAGTGGATCAGCTCAGGTTTATTTAACCAAACCAGGACTCACCAGGCCTCAGCTCCTTCAATCAGTGCCCCAAAGCAAATTTCACGACTGCCCGATCATAAAAAACAATCAAATTTACTTCATTTCAGCTCACGAACAGCCTCATAAGCTTTTCAAGAGCTGGTCCGCTCTGTATACTACTCGAATAAATGGCAAAAAAGAAAATTTCGCACGATTAACACCGAAAGCTGAAGTTGATTACAGTCCATCCATATCACAGTCTGGAGAATTTATCGCTGTTGCATCGTACGGTTCTCGTCCCTGGTCCGGTGAATTTCACGATCTCGAAACAGACATTATCGTTTTTCGACGTTCTAATCCCGAAAAACGCATTGTGGTCTGCCAGCATGGTGGATGGCCTACGTGGTCAGGTAACTCCACTATCTACTTTCACCGTCAAGCTGATGACGGTTGGTGGAGTATTTTTCGATTAGTTTTAACGGATAATTTCGATAAATCTGGCGAATCTTATGCTCCTCTTCGAATCACTCCGCCAGGTGTTCATTGTTTTACTCCTGCTGCACTGCACAATACTAATCAAATAACTGTGGCTACGCGAAGGCCTGATAATAAATATCGTCATATCGAGATTTTCGATATTGAATTAAAGACATTTATTCCTGTCACTCTGTTGTTAAACCCTGAATTTCATCATTACAGTCCGTTTGTCTCCTCGGACTCGACTTCTCTCGGTTATCATAGATTCCGAGGTACAGGAGAATCAGTGATTCCATACCTGGAACCTATATCGTCTCCGTTTAACAGCTTGAGAATGCTAAGGATTAACGGTTTTTTCCCTACATTTTCGCCTGATGGTGATTTTGTCGCGTATAATCAAGGTTTAGGCCCTGATTCTGGCTTAAAAATTGTTAAATCAGATGGCTCGAGACGATGGACTTTATTGAAGAATCGAATTGCATTTTATAATGTTTGGAGTCCAACTGAGAAGAATGTGATTTACACGTCGATCGGACCTATTTTCGCGACAGCGAAAGCAACTGTTGAAATTGCTCGAATCACATTTGATCCAGCGAAGTTAACAGATAAGTGTGAAGAAGTTGAAGTAGATGTTAAAATTCTTACTAAAGAAGTTACTGGAAATAATGCCTTTTCATCATGCTCACCGGATGGAAAATATTTAGTTTTTAGGTCCGGTCGTTCTGGTTACAAGAATTTATATGTAATGGATGCTGTTAAAGGCGAATTTGAGGGTGAGATTCGTCAATTGACAGAAGGACCGTGGATTGACACTATGCCAAGCTGGTCACCAGACGGAAAACTAATTGCATTTTCGTCTAACATGCACAATCCGAAAGATGAGAGTAAATTTAGCATTTATGTTGTTGGCGCGGATGGTTCAGATTTGAGGAGAATCCACATTGCAGGATCTGATGGGGATACCGAGAGGATAAACCACGTGTGTTTTAGTGCAGACGGAGAGTGGATGTTGTTTGCGGCAAACATGGCTGGTGTAACAGCAGAGCCAATTTCAGTGCCTAATCAGTTTCAGCCTTATGGTGATCTTTTTATAGTGAGGCTTGATGGAAGTGGATTGAGGAGGCTGACATGGAACGGATACGAGAATGGGACACCAGCATGGCATCCGAGAAATGATGTGGATGTTGGGCGTTTGAGTTTGGGTGGTGATGTAGCTGGAGATGAGTTAAAGGGCAAATTTGATGAACCTTTGTGGATCAAGTGTGATTTATAG
- the LOC141686732 gene encoding uncharacterized protein LOC141686732 isoform X1: MAVGLDYWLQWQVFVCALIIIIPLSISLRITIKRGLKGDQQLRSCDLWLPCWKNLHPKWLLLYRVIAFCSMAFLLYQTVVSFGLFVFYFYTQWTFTLVLFYFAIGTIVSARGCWIYSKKPFAQDADRETLLKKDRSDKPNDPTANREAVETGSSIGQEAGTLEILLHSIYHACAGAVMLTDLVFWFILVPLMVGKDFELTMLIGLMHSVNVVFLFLDSAFNSHPFPWSRFTYFVLWTGAYIIFQWTIHACGVTWWPYPFLELNTPWAPAWYFGMALFHVPCYGLYALLIKAKEFVFSRMFPRSYTRVPSKKKQP, encoded by the exons ATGGCTGTGGGATTAGACTATTGGCTTCAATGGCAAGTCTTTGTTTGTGCTTTGATTATCATAATCCCATTAAGTATATCACTTAGAATTACCATAAAAAGAGGTTTAAAAGGTGATCAGCAGCTCAGGTCTTGTGATTTATGGCTACCATGTTGGAAAAATCTGCACCCCAAGTGGCTGTTACTTTACAGAGTTATAGCTTTCTGTTCCATGGCTTTCTTGCTATATCAGACTGTGGTTTCTTTTGGCCTTTTTGTGTTCTATTTCTATACACA ATGGACGTTTACATTGGTGCTATTCTACTTTGCG ATTGGAACTATTGTATCTGCTCGTGGGTGCTGGATTTACTCAAAGAAACCTTTTGCTCAGGATGCAGACAGAGAAACACTCCTTAAGAAGGATCGCAGTGATAAACCTAATGATCCTACTGCAAATAGGGAGGCTGTTGAAACAGGAAGTTCAATTGGTCAAGAAGCAGGAACTTTGGAAATCCTATTGCATTCTATATATCAT GCATGTGCAGGTGCTGTCATGCTAACAGACTTGGTATTTTGGTTCATTTTAGTACCATTAATGGTCGGTAAAGATTTTGAACTTACCATG TTAATAGGTCTTATGCATTCTGTGAATGTTGTTTTTCTTTTTCTGGATTCAGCCTTTAACAGTCAT CCATTCCCTTGGTCCCGATTCACATACTTTGTGTTGTGGACTGGTGCCTATATAATTTTTCAATGGACAATTCATGCTTGTGGAGTTACATG GTGGCCTTATCCTTTCCTTGAGCTAAATACCCCTTGGGCCCCTGCCTG GTATTTTGGCATGGCTTTGTTTCACGTTCCCTGTTATGGACTATATGCACTGCTCATAAAAGCAAAAGAGTTCGTTTTCTCGAGGATGTTCCCCCGTTCATATACAAG GGTTCCATCGAAGAAGAAGCAACCCTAA
- the LOC141687373 gene encoding peroxidase 5-like, translating to MSTMFMICTLLFLAMAIMAPLEILAAHSHLEHGFYSESCPSAEHIVWKTVSAAVRKNPTIPAGIIRLYFHDCFVRGCDASVLLKTTFSKESTELDSFANKGLRGLDLIDKAKAKIEAVCPGIVSCADILAFAARDSTYKAGGIYYNIPSGRRDGTVSLESEVTALPPPFLDVPPMIQFFTNKSMSIKEMTALSGAHSIGFTQCSTFSNRLYTFNSSHPQDPSLDYKFAKFLKKKCPENAINTVELDVVTPYRLDNQFYKNLKKNMGVLTSDQVLASSPLTAKIVKKYIDYPEIWIKDFADAMVHLGNLDVLTGTKGEIRNKCGAVNYY from the exons ATGTCTACAATGTTCATGATTTGCACGCTCTTATTCTTGGCCATGGCTATTATGGCACCACTGGAGATTTTAGCAGCCCACTCACACTTGGAACACGGTTTTTATTCAGAGTCATGCCCGTCTGCTGAACACATTGTTTGGAAGACTGTGAGTGCAGCTGTAAGAAAAAATCCTACCATTCCTGCTGGTATCATTCGTCTCTACTTTCATGACTGCTTTGTCAGG GGGTGTGATGCTTCCGTACTGCTCAAAACAACGTTCTCCAAGGAATCAACAGAACTAGACAGTTTTGCAAACAAGGGTTTAAGAGGACTGGATTTAATTGATAAGGCCAAAGctaagattgaagctgtatgtcCTGGAATTGTGTCATGCGCTGACATACTGGCATTTGCAGCTAGAGATAGTACTTATAAAGCTGGTGGTATTTACTATAACATTCCATCAGGCCGTCGGGATGGAACTGTTTCCTTAGAATCTGAAGTTACAGCTCTTCCTCCCCCATTTCTCGACGTTCCACCAATGATCCAGTTCTTTACCAACAAAAGTATGTCAATCAAAGAAATGACAGCCCTTTCTGGAGCTCATTCTATTGGATTTACTCAGTGTAGCACCTTTTCAAATCGTCTCTACACATTCAATTCGAGTCATCCACAAGATCCCTCCTTGGATTATAAATTTGCAAAATTCTTGAAGAAAAAGTGTCCTGAAAATGCTATCAACACTGTGGAACTTGATGTTGTAACCCCCTATCGTCTCGATAACCAGTTTTACAAGAATTTGAAGAAGAATATGGGAGTGCTGACTTCAGATCAAGTCCTCGCCAGTAGTCCATTGACAGCTAAAATTGTGAAGAAATATATAGATTATCCTGAAATTTGGATCAAGGACTTTGCAGACGCCATGGTGCACCTTGGAAACCTTGATGTTTTAACTGGAACAAAAGGAGAGATCAGAAACAAATGCGGGGCTGTGAATTACTACTGA
- the LOC141686732 gene encoding uncharacterized protein LOC141686732 isoform X2: protein MAVGLDYWLQWQVFVCALIIIIPLSISLRITIKRGLKGDQQLRSCDLWLPCWKNLHPKWLLLYRVIAFCSMAFLLYQTVVSFGLFVFYFYTQWTFTLVLFYFAIGTIVSARGCWIYSKKPFAQDADRETLLKKDRSDKPNDPTANREAVETGSSIGQEAGTLEILLHSIYHACAGAVMLTDLVFWFILVPLMVGKDFELTMLIGLMHSVNVVFLFLDSAFNSHPFPWSRFTYFVLWTGAYIIFQWTIHACGVTWWPYPFLELNTPWAPAWYFGMALFHVPCYGLYALLIKAKEFVFSRMFPRSYTSSRRARWGN, encoded by the exons ATGGCTGTGGGATTAGACTATTGGCTTCAATGGCAAGTCTTTGTTTGTGCTTTGATTATCATAATCCCATTAAGTATATCACTTAGAATTACCATAAAAAGAGGTTTAAAAGGTGATCAGCAGCTCAGGTCTTGTGATTTATGGCTACCATGTTGGAAAAATCTGCACCCCAAGTGGCTGTTACTTTACAGAGTTATAGCTTTCTGTTCCATGGCTTTCTTGCTATATCAGACTGTGGTTTCTTTTGGCCTTTTTGTGTTCTATTTCTATACACA ATGGACGTTTACATTGGTGCTATTCTACTTTGCG ATTGGAACTATTGTATCTGCTCGTGGGTGCTGGATTTACTCAAAGAAACCTTTTGCTCAGGATGCAGACAGAGAAACACTCCTTAAGAAGGATCGCAGTGATAAACCTAATGATCCTACTGCAAATAGGGAGGCTGTTGAAACAGGAAGTTCAATTGGTCAAGAAGCAGGAACTTTGGAAATCCTATTGCATTCTATATATCAT GCATGTGCAGGTGCTGTCATGCTAACAGACTTGGTATTTTGGTTCATTTTAGTACCATTAATGGTCGGTAAAGATTTTGAACTTACCATG TTAATAGGTCTTATGCATTCTGTGAATGTTGTTTTTCTTTTTCTGGATTCAGCCTTTAACAGTCAT CCATTCCCTTGGTCCCGATTCACATACTTTGTGTTGTGGACTGGTGCCTATATAATTTTTCAATGGACAATTCATGCTTGTGGAGTTACATG GTGGCCTTATCCTTTCCTTGAGCTAAATACCCCTTGGGCCCCTGCCTG GTATTTTGGCATGGCTTTGTTTCACGTTCCCTGTTATGGACTATATGCACTGCTCATAAAAGCAAAAGAGTTCGTTTTCTCGAGGATGTTCCCCCGTTCATATACAAG TTCTCGGAGAGCAAGATGGGGGAATTAA